The Deinococcus wulumuqiensis R12 genome has a window encoding:
- the ruvC gene encoding crossover junction endodeoxyribonuclease RuvC, with translation MRVLGIDPGLANLGLGLVEGDVRRAKHLYHVCLTTESAWLMPRRLQYLHEEVTRLLTEYRPDAVAIEDQILRKQADVAFKVGQAFGVVQLACAQAGVPTYAYGPMQVKKSLVGTGRADKEQVIYMVKASLGIRELFNNHAADALALALTHLAHAPMQERSVQARAAATLRS, from the coding sequence ATGAGGGTGCTGGGGATAGACCCCGGACTGGCGAACCTGGGCCTGGGGCTGGTCGAAGGGGACGTGCGGCGGGCCAAGCACCTGTACCACGTCTGCCTGACCACCGAAAGTGCCTGGCTGATGCCCAGGCGCCTGCAGTACCTGCACGAGGAAGTGACCCGGCTGCTGACCGAGTACCGGCCCGACGCGGTGGCGATCGAGGACCAGATTCTGCGCAAGCAGGCGGACGTGGCCTTCAAGGTGGGGCAGGCGTTCGGGGTGGTGCAGCTCGCCTGCGCCCAGGCGGGGGTGCCGACTTACGCCTACGGCCCCATGCAGGTCAAGAAGTCGCTGGTGGGCACGGGCCGCGCCGACAAGGAGCAGGTCATCTACATGGTCAAGGCGAGCCTGGGCATCCGCGAACTGTTCAACAACCACGCCGCCGACGCGCTGGCGCTGGCGCTGACCCACCTCGCGCACGCGCCGATGCAGGAACGCAGCGTGCAGGCCCGCGCCGCTGCGACGCTGCGCTCCTGA
- a CDS encoding PrsW family intramembrane metalloprotease produces the protein MLLSLLGSIAITLGWLWFFVRRDRHPEPLWLLTRTFAWGMFAWFVAAAFEASLGRMLSSSAPLTLLLVALLTAVIEEVSKFLAAHTAAYEPSFDEPMDGLVYAVTAALGFALVENLTYTLSFGAGTATGHALLATLGHALFSAPQGYALGGRWRQIGRWWRRRGLALSIALHFVFNGVLTSSAGWPLLVALASVVLLMTLLAGRFYLSYEEQARVLAQGERPPSSHVHWRWPGR, from the coding sequence ATGCTGCTCTCGCTGCTGGGGTCCATCGCCATCACGCTGGGGTGGCTGTGGTTTTTCGTGCGGCGCGACCGGCACCCGGAACCGCTGTGGCTGCTGACCCGGACCTTCGCCTGGGGCATGTTCGCCTGGTTCGTGGCGGCGGCTTTCGAGGCGAGTCTGGGCAGAATGCTGAGCAGTTCGGCGCCGCTGACCCTGCTGCTGGTGGCGCTGCTGACCGCCGTCATCGAGGAAGTCAGCAAGTTTCTGGCGGCCCACACCGCGGCCTACGAGCCGTCGTTCGACGAGCCGATGGACGGTCTGGTGTACGCGGTCACGGCGGCGCTGGGCTTCGCGCTGGTGGAGAACCTGACCTACACCCTGAGTTTCGGCGCGGGCACGGCCACCGGACACGCCCTGCTCGCCACGCTGGGGCACGCGCTGTTCAGTGCGCCGCAGGGCTACGCGCTCGGCGGGCGCTGGCGGCAGATCGGGCGCTGGTGGCGCCGGCGTGGGCTGGCGCTGAGCATCGCCCTGCACTTCGTCTTCAATGGCGTGCTGACAAGCAGCGCGGGCTGGCCCCTGCTGGTCGCCCTCGCCAGCGTGGTGCTGCTGATGACGCTGCTGGCCGGACGCTTTTATCTCAGCTACGAGGAGCAGGCGCGGGTGCTCGCGCAGGGAGAGCGGCCCCCGAGTTCGCACGTGCACTGGCGCTGG